Proteins found in one Actinokineospora alba genomic segment:
- a CDS encoding zinc-binding dehydrogenase has translation MVRAAVLTEQGKPMQVTDITLPAPGPGRVKVKVVAAGVCHSDLSLSNGTLRQPIPAVLGHEGAGIVLEVGEGVTNVAPGDHVLLNWAPPCRECWFCGEGEPWLCERAADAAEIPHAELADGTALYPGLGCGAFAEETIVPARGAVKIPDDIPLEQAAVLGCAVLTGAGAVFNTAAVRPGQSVVVVGVGGVGLSVLQAAKIAGAGPIIAVDTSEAKRDLALAQGATDFIVSDDTTAKAVRKLTEGRGADIAFECVGHPAAIRTAWSSSRRGGHLVVVGVGSAKAKVEFSALELYYFGRKVSGCVFGSIDPDVDVPRLLDLVRSGQLDVSSLVTSTTGLDGIEGAFEDMRSGRGARTLVRL, from the coding sequence ATGGTCAGGGCTGCTGTTCTCACCGAACAGGGCAAGCCGATGCAGGTCACCGACATCACGCTGCCCGCCCCCGGTCCGGGGCGGGTCAAGGTGAAGGTCGTGGCCGCCGGTGTGTGCCACTCCGACCTGTCGCTGTCCAACGGCACGCTGCGTCAGCCGATCCCGGCGGTGCTGGGGCACGAGGGCGCCGGGATCGTGCTGGAAGTCGGCGAAGGCGTCACGAACGTCGCCCCCGGCGACCACGTGCTGCTGAACTGGGCGCCCCCGTGTCGCGAGTGCTGGTTCTGCGGGGAGGGCGAGCCGTGGCTGTGTGAGCGGGCCGCCGACGCCGCCGAGATCCCGCACGCCGAGTTGGCCGACGGCACCGCGCTGTACCCGGGGCTGGGGTGTGGCGCGTTCGCCGAGGAGACCATCGTCCCCGCGCGCGGCGCGGTGAAGATCCCCGACGACATCCCGCTGGAGCAGGCCGCCGTCCTCGGCTGCGCGGTCCTGACCGGCGCGGGCGCGGTGTTCAACACCGCAGCCGTGCGACCCGGGCAGTCCGTGGTTGTCGTCGGCGTCGGCGGCGTGGGGCTTTCGGTGCTGCAGGCCGCCAAGATCGCCGGCGCCGGGCCGATCATCGCGGTCGACACCTCCGAGGCCAAGCGCGACCTGGCGCTCGCGCAGGGAGCCACCGACTTCATCGTCTCCGACGACACCACGGCGAAAGCGGTCCGCAAGCTGACCGAGGGCCGCGGCGCCGACATCGCGTTCGAGTGCGTCGGCCACCCGGCGGCGATCCGCACGGCGTGGTCGTCGAGCAGGCGCGGCGGGCACCTGGTCGTCGTGGGTGTCGGCTCGGCCAAGGCGAAGGTCGAGTTCAGCGCGCTGGAGCTGTACTACTTCGGCCGCAAGGTCAGCGGCTGCGTCTTCGGCTCGATCGACCCGGACGTCGACGTCCCCCGCCTGCTGGACCTCGTCCGGTCCGGTCAGCTCGACGTGTCGAGTCTGGTCACCTCGACCACCGGCCTCGACGGCATCGAGGGCGCCTTCGAGGACATGCGCTCCGGCCGCGGCGCCCGGACCTTGGTGCGCCTGTAA